CTGACCGCACAGCAACTGAGCCGTCTGCAAGCCCTGAGCGATACCGTGCCCGCCAAAGAGATCGACGCTGCACGCCTAACGCTGCAAAGCCTGGACGCGCAAACCCAAGCCTTGCGCCAAGGCTTGGACGCGCGCGAGGCCTTGCAAGCCCCGGTGTCTGGCGTGGTGGCAGCCTCGCGTGCGGTGGCGGGCCAGGTGGTGGATGCGCGCGAACGTGTGTTCGAGATCGTGAACCCCACACGCCTGCGCATCGAAGCACTGGCGCATGACCCTGCACTGGCCGGGCAGGTCGCCAGCGCATCCATCGTGGTGAGTGGGCAAGCGCTGCCCCTGCGCTTCATCGGAGGCGGCCGCAGCCTGCGAGAACAGGCTCTGCCCTTGCTGTTTGCCGCCGAAGGGCCAGCCTTGTCATCCTTGGCGGTGGGACAGCCCGTGACGGTGTGGGTGCAATCCCATCAGCGCACCGCGGGGTACCGCGTGCCAAGTGCCGCGCTGCTCAAAAACGCCACGAACCAGCCCATGGTCTGGGTGCAGGTGTCGGCAGAACGCTTCGAGCCCCGCATGGTGATGTCGCAGCCCCTCGATGGGGCCCATGTGCTGGTCACCTCGGGCCTGCGTGATGGCGAGCGCGTGGTGATCCACGCCGCCAACCTGCTGCAGCAGATTCGCTGAAAGGACGCGCCATGTTCAAGTTCTTGCTG
This genomic window from Aquabacterium sp. A3 contains:
- a CDS encoding efflux RND transporter periplasmic adaptor subunit, producing MNILHPLCTPSRGWALCLALLSLSPTGAHAGPGHDHDHDQDGPSTAAVTHPLAPRRQADGSVLVPQPTQATWSLRTAKVAQAQHARAHTLPGTVVMDPNAGGVVQAMQAGRLEPGPQGLPTLGQTVRRGQVLAYVRPSQSALERGNQRAQLAQLQASRALTAQQLSRLQALSDTVPAKEIDAARLTLQSLDAQTQALRQGLDAREALQAPVSGVVAASRAVAGQVVDARERVFEIVNPTRLRIEALAHDPALAGQVASASIVVSGQALPLRFIGGGRSLREQALPLLFAAEGPALSSLAVGQPVTVWVQSHQRTAGYRVPSAALLKNATNQPMVWVQVSAERFEPRMVMSQPLDGAHVLVTSGLRDGERVVIHAANLLQQIR